A region of Pongo pygmaeus isolate AG05252 chromosome 15, NHGRI_mPonPyg2-v2.0_pri, whole genome shotgun sequence DNA encodes the following proteins:
- the LOC129012939 gene encoding olfactory receptor 10G2-like translates to MGKTKNTSLDTVVTDFILLGLSHPPNLRSLFFLVFFIIYILTQLGNLLILLTVWADLKLRPRPMYILLGVFSFLDMWLSSVIVPRLILDFTPSSKAILFGDCVAQLFFFHFLGSTRCFFYTLMAYDRYLAICQPLRYPVLMNGRLCTVLVAGAWVAGSIHGSIQATLTFRLPYCGPSQVDYFICDIPEVLRLACADTAVNQLVTFVDIEVVAASCFMLILLSYANIVHAILKMRTTDGRRRAFSTCGSHLTVVTVYYVPCIFIYLRPGSKSPLDGAVAVFFTVVTPLLNPLIYTLRNQEVKSALKRMTAGRRAVNENK, encoded by the coding sequence ATGGGAAAGACCAAAAATACATCGCTGGACACCGTGGTGACAGATTTCATTCTTCTGGGCTTGTCTCACCCCCCAAATCTAAGAAGCCTCTTCTTCCTGGTCTTCTTCATCATTTACATCCTCACTCAGCTGGGGAACCTGCTCATTCTGCTCACCGTGTGGGCTGACCTGAAGCTCCGTCCTCGCCCCATGTACATTCTTCTGGGAGTGTTCTCATTCCTGGACATGTGGCTCTCCTCAGTCATCGTTCCTCGGCTTATTTTGGATTTTACTCCTTCCAGCAAGGCTATCCTGTTTGGTGACTGTGTGGCTCAACTGTTTTTCTTTCACTTCCTGGGCAGCACCCGGTGCTTCTTCTACACCTTGATGGCCTATGACAGGTACCTGGCAATATGTCAGCCCCTGCGCTACCCAGTGCTCATGAATGGGAGGTTATGCACAGTCCTTGTGGCAGGAGCTTGGGTCGCTGGCTCCATTCATGGGTCTATCCAGGCCACCCTGACCTTCCGCCTGCCCTACTGTGGGCCCAGTCAGGTGGATTACTTTATCTGTGACATCCCTGAAGTATTGAGACTGGCCTGTGCTGACACAGCTGTCAATCAGCTTGTGACCTTTGTGGACATTGAGGTAGTGGCTGCCAGTTGCTTCATGTTAATTCTGCTCTCCTATGCCAACATAGTCCATGCCATCCTGAAGATGCGCACCACTGATGGGAGGCGCCGGGCCTTCTCCACCTGTGGCTCCCACCTAACTGTAGTCACAGTCTACTATGTCCCCTGTATTTTCATCTACCTCAGGCCGGGCTCCAAGAGTCCCCTGGATGGGGCAGTGGCTGTGTTTTTCACTGTTGTCACTCCATTACTGAACCCCCTCATCTACACACTGAGGAACCAGGAAGTGAAGTCTGCCCTGAAGAGGATGACAGCAGGTCGAAGGGCTGTGAATGAAAATAAGTAA
- the LOC129013018 gene encoding ADP-ribosylation factor-like protein 6-interacting protein 1, translating into MGKSLVFTCHHGLGFFGASVIYYLDPSVLSAVSSFVMFWCLADYLVPILAPNIFDSNKCTSDQQQRFHEICSNLLKTQCRAMDWWKQIFTLKEEKPEMCFMAMIIYLTAVVWMGQQVHNLLLNYLILTFLLLLPQLNQQGIISNHTGKAKGR; encoded by the coding sequence ATGGGAAAGAGCTTGGTTTTCACCTGCCATCATGGACTTGGTTTCTTTGGTGCTTCAGTTATCTACTATCTAGATCCATCTGTTCTGTCTGCTGTTTCCTCTTTTGTTATGTTTTGGTGCTTGGCTGACTACCTTGTTCCCATTCTAGCACCTAACATTTTTGACTCCAATAAATGCACCAGCGATCAACAGCAAAGATTCCATGAAATTTGCAGCAATCTACTAAAAACTCAATGCAGAGCTATGGACTGGTGGAAACAAATCTTCACACTGAAGGAAGAAAAGCCTGAAATGTGTTTCATGGCTATGATCATTTATCTCACTGCAGTTGTTTGGATGGGACAGCAAGTCCACAACCTGCTTCTCAACTACCTGATACTGACTTTCTTACTGTTGCTTCCTCAACTAAACCAACAAGGAATCATTTCAAACCACACTGGAAAGGCCAAAGGGAGATAA